In Meleagris gallopavo isolate NT-WF06-2002-E0010 breed Aviagen turkey brand Nicholas breeding stock chromosome 5, Turkey_5.1, whole genome shotgun sequence, a single window of DNA contains:
- the LOC104911106 gene encoding MAP kinase-activating death domain protein-like isoform X3 — translation MGNRTQRPEGVKHFDLGETDEKKSQISADSGLSLASGSQKSDFDSVPSGGPSVMVRSTSQDSEVSTVVSNSSGETLGADSDLSSNAGDGPSVENGGNLTGSRGTVSDSEIETNSATSSIFAKSHNLKQNVKENKGSTPGKGPEDGNQRVYLYEGLLGRDKGSVWDQLEDAAMETFSMSKERSTLWDQMQFWEDAFLDAVMLEREGMGMDQGPQEMIDRYLSLGEHDRKRLEDDEDRLLATLLHNMIAYMLMIKVNKNDIRKKVRRLMGKSHIGLLHSQQLNDILDKLANLNGRELPVRPSGSRHIKKQTFVVHAGTDTTGDIFFMEVCDDCIVLRSNIGTVYERWWYEKLINMTYCPKTKVLCLWRRNGQETQLNKFYTKKCRELYYCVKDSMERAAARQQSIKPGPELGGEFPVQDMKTGEGGLLQVTLEGINLKFMHSQFLKLKKW, via the exons ATGGGAAATAGAACACAAA GGCCAGAAGGTGTGAAACATTTTGATTTGGgagaaacagatgagaaaaaatcCCAAATCAGTGCAGACAGCGGCCTCAGTTTGGCCTCAGGTTCTCAG AAGAGTGATTTTGACTCTGTTCCCAGCGGAGGACCATCAGTTATGGTCCGAAGTACCAGCCAGGATTCTGAAGTTAGCACAGTG GTTAGTAACAGCTCTGGGGAGACACTAGGAGCAGACAGTGACTTGAGTAGCAACGCTGGTGATGGCCCAAGTGTGGAAAATGGAGGCAATCTGACAGGATCCAGGGGCACTGTGTCAGACAGTGAAATTGAGACAAACTCTGCTACTAGCTCTATTTTT GCAAAGTCTCATAACTTGAAGCAGAATGTAAAGGAGAACAAAGGCAGTACTCCAGGGAAAGGTCCAGAGGATGGGAACCAGCGTGTCTATCTCTATGAAGGACTTTTGG GTAGGGATAAAGGATCTGTCTGGGACCAGTTAGAGGATGCTGCAATGGAAACCTTCTCTATGA GCAAAGAGCGCTCAACGTTGTGGGACCAGATGCAGTTTTGGGAAGATGCCTTTTTGGATGCTGTGATGTTAGAAAGAGAAGGAATGGGGATGGATCAAGGACCCCAGGAGATGATTGACAG GTATCTTTCCCTGGGAGAACATGATCGAAAGCGTTTGGAGGATGATGAGGACCGCTTATTGGCTACGCTGCTACATAATATGATTGCTTATATGCTTATGATAAAG GTGAATAAGAATGATATTAGGAAAAAGGTGCGTCGTCTGATGGGAAAATCGCATATTGGATTGTTGCATAGCCAGCAGTTAAATGACATTCTAGACAAGCTTGCTAACCTG AATGGACGGGAACTCCCTGTGAGACCCAGTGGCAGCCGCCACATCAAGAAGCAGACTTTTGTAGTCCATGCTGGGACAGACACTACAGGAGACATATTTTTCATGGAG GTGTGTGATGACTGCATTGTGCTGAGAAGCAACATTGGAACTGTGTATGAACGTTGGTGGTATGAGAAACTCATCAACATGACTTACTGCCCCAAAACAAAAGTTCTGTGTTTGTGGCGGAGGAATGGTCAGGAAACACAACTGAACAAGTTCTACACAAAGAAG TGTCGGGAATTATACTACTGTGTAAAAGACAGCATGGAACGAGCAGcagcaagacagcaaagcattAAACCAG GCCCTGAGTTGGGTGGTGAGTTTCCTGTGCAGGATATGAAAACCGGCGAAGGAGGTCTTCTCCAGGTGACACTGGAAGGAATTAACCTGAAATTTATGCACAGTCAG